From the genome of Bacteroidota bacterium:
GTGTGTGGGTATCTGCAGCCAAATCGGATGGGAGAATTGATCTTTCTGAAGTGGGTGTGATTGAAGAGAAAGAGGATATTCAAACCGCACTCCGCGCAATCGGTTATGAGACTTCGATCTTCAATATGTCTGATGATCTGGATCGTTTTTTAGCATATATCAAAGCGATGCAGCCCGAAGTGATCTTCAATATGGTGGAAAGTTTGGGTGACAATGCCATTCACGAAATGCATGTTGCTGGTATTTATGAACTGCTTGGCATTTCTTATACCGGTTCCGGTCCTTGGACACTCGGTACATGTTTAAATAAGGCTCGGACAAAAGAATATTTGTTGCACAACGGAATTCCAACTGCAAAATTCAAACTAGTCGCAGACGTGAATCAGTTAACGGCGCAGAATTTCCAGTTATCATTTCCGATTATTGTGAAACCGAGTGCTGAAGATGCGAGCGTTGGAATCGATAATAATTCCATCGTCAATACATTTGATGAGTTGAAAGAACGCATAGACTTTATTGTCAAGAAATTTGAAGAACCGGCGCTGATTGAAGAATATATTGAGGGAAGAGAATTGAATGTTGCAATCATCGGAAATGATCCTCCATTGGTTCTTCCGATTTCTGAGATAGATTTTTCTGGATTGCCTGCCCATTATCCGAAAATTGTTACCTACGATGCAAAATGGATGGATGGAACGAAAGAGTTTGAAGGAACAAAAGGAATTTGCCCGGCACCATTACCGGATAACGTTGCGTTGGAAGTGAAAGATGTTGCCCTTCGTGCATACAAACTCATGGGTTGCAGGGATTATGCTCGGGTTGATATCCGTCTTTCGAAATCAATGCAACCATTTGTACTGGAAGTCAATCCAAACCCGGATCTTTCGGATGATGCCGGATATTTTCGTTCAGCTAAAACGTACGGGTTGTCGTATGCCGATGCGATCGGAAAGATTGTCGGCTTTGCCGTTGAGCGGCATAAAGAAAAGAAAAAGTAATGTTAGTACGGAAAACGGAACGGCAGGATTTTGATGCGATACGTTCCATTGTCATTGCTACGGAGGTATTTAGTCAAGAAGAGATCGGTATTGCTGTTGAACTGCTTGAAATTTATCTGAACGATCCAAACCAGCAGGATTACGAAATTTTTTCGTATGTGGACGGGGAAGGAAAAGTTGCAGGGTAT
Proteins encoded in this window:
- a CDS encoding ATP-grasp domain-containing protein, giving the protein MSTPVHIAIIYNEPTIETDNGREFAFTSGVDHGHSGVWVSAAKSDGRIDLSEVGVIEEKEDIQTALRAIGYETSIFNMSDDLDRFLAYIKAMQPEVIFNMVESLGDNAIHEMHVAGIYELLGISYTGSGPWTLGTCLNKARTKEYLLHNGIPTAKFKLVADVNQLTAQNFQLSFPIIVKPSAEDASVGIDNNSIVNTFDELKERIDFIVKKFEEPALIEEYIEGRELNVAIIGNDPPLVLPISEIDFSGLPAHYPKIVTYDAKWMDGTKEFEGTKGICPAPLPDNVALEVKDVALRAYKLMGCRDYARVDIRLSKSMQPFVLEVNPNPDLSDDAGYFRSAKTYGLSYADAIGKIVGFAVERHKEKKK